The Mesoterricola silvestris sequence CCTGGTGTGCAACCTGGCCAACCCCGACATGGTGGGCCACACCGGCGACCTGAACGCCACCAGCGCCGCCTGCGCCGTGGTGGACGACGCCATCCGCCAGATCGCCGACGCCACCCTCGCCCGGGACGGCGCCCTCCTCATCACCGCCGACCACGGCAACTGCGAGTGCATGCGCGACGAGAAGGGCAACCCCCACACCGCCCACACCACCAACCCCGTCCCCGCCGTCCTGGTGGCCAGGGGCTTCGAGGCGCGCCAGCTCCGCGCCGGCGGCGCCCTGTGCGACGTGGCGCCCACCCTGCTCAAGCTCCTGGGCATGGAGCAGCCCGCGGAAATGGACGGGACGAGCCTTTTCTAGGGGGGGGTCGGCGAACCCAAGGCGCCTTGAAACCGTGATGAAGGGGTTGTTCCAGGTTGAGCGGATCCCGGTTCATCCCATCAATCGGCGTTCATCCCGGTTTCCGCAGGGCTGACGCAGAGGTGGGTCGGAGCGCATGTTGCATGACGTCCTTGACCCAAAGGTGGCGACAACTCCCAGCGGCGTTCTAACGGGGATGAATAGGATCCAGGGGAAAAGGCAGGATAAAGAACGTCAGGTCAAAGTCGGCGCGAGACCGGTGCAACCCGGCCCTCCAACCGGTGGTATCTTCCTTCCCCAGGGATCCCCCCCTCCCGCTTCCAGGAGTCTCACCATGGGCCGAGTCACAGGAATAGGCGGCATCTTCTTCAAGGCCAAGGACCCGGCGGCCCTTTGCGCCTGGTACCGGAAGCACCTGGGAATCGATGTCCAGGCCTGGGGCGGGGCGGCCTTCCGGTGGGCGGACGCCGAGGGGAAGCCCACGGGGGGGACGACGGCCTGGAGCATCTCCGGCGAGGGGTCGGACGCCTTCGCCCCGAGCCGGGCGCCGTTCATGATCAATTACCGGGTGGAGGGTCTCCAGGGGCTCCTCGCGGCCCTGAGGGCGGAGGGCTGCGAGGTCCTGGAGAAGGTGGAGGCGTCGGAATACGGCACCTTCGGCTGGGTCCTGGACCCCGAAGGCAACAAGGTGGAGCTCTGGGAACCCCCGGCGGGCCAGTGACCCGGGGCGCCGGCCGGATCTGCGATAATCCCCCGGGGAGCGCACCATGAGCGAAAAAGGGACCGTCATCGGGTTCATCGGAGGCAGCGGGATCTACGACCTGGACGGGCTGTCCCACCAGCGCTGGGAGAAGGTGGCCTCCCCCTTCGGCGAGCCATCGGACGAGCTGCTCTTCGGGGAACTGGACGGCCAGCCCCTGGTCTTCCTCCCGCGCCACGGCCGGGGGCACCGCATCTCGCCCTCGGAAATCAACTACCGGGCCAATATCGATGCCCTGAAGCGGGCCGGCGTCACGGATCTGGTTTCCATGAGCGCCGTGGGGTCCCTGCGGGAGGACCTCAGGCCGGGCACCTTCGTCATCGCCGACCAGTTCATCGATCGGACCTTCGCCCGGCAGAAGAGCTTCTTCGGCCAGGGGCTGGTGGCCCACATCTCCATGGCCCACCCGGTGTGCGGACGCCTGGGCGACCATCTGCAGGCCGCCGCCGCGGAGGCGGGCATCGAGGCCGTGCGGGGCGGCACCTACCTGGTGATGGAAGGCCCCCAGTTCTCCACCCTGGCCGAATCCCGGCTCTACCGTTCCTGGGGCTGCGACGTGATCGGGATGACCAACATGCCGGAGGCCAAACTGGCCCGGGAGGCGGAGATCTGCTACGCCACGGTGGCCATGGTGACGGACTACGACTGCTGGCATCCGGACCACGACCACGTCACGGTGGACGCCATCGTCAAGGTGCTGGTGGCCAATGCGGACCGGGCCCGCGGCCTGGCCGGGCACGTGGTTCCGCAGCTCCGGGCCGACGCCCAGGCGCCGGCCTGCTCCTGCCGCAGGGCCCTGGAGCACGCCCTCATCACCGCCCCCGCCCACCGGGACCCGGAGGTGCTGGGGTACCTGGACGCGGTGGCCGGACGGGTGCTGGGGGCCCGCTGACGGTCAGGGCTGGTGCGAATCGGCGACGTAGATGGGGACCGGCGAAAGGGGCTGGGCGGGGCCGAGGATCACCATCGGCCGGATCCCCAGGGCCTTCATGGCGCGGGAAAGCCCCAGGAGGTGCTGGCGCGCGGCCTGCACGGAGGGGAAGGGCCCGCTGCGCACCAGCTGGAAGGGGCGTCCGGAACGCCGATGGCGCACCTGCAGGGTGGATTCGGTGGCGGCGGTGCGCAGGAGGGTCCGCTGGAGCCGGGAGGCCCCCCGGCTGCTTACCGTGGCGGCGAACTGGATCCAGACAGTGCGCGCCCCCTGGGGGTGCGCCGCGCGGTCCGGCGGGGGCAGCGCCACCCCCGGGGCGGGGGCGGGCACGTCGGGCAGGGCCGCCATGCGGGGCCGCTCCGGCGGCATCAGGGGCGAAAGGATGGATGGGACCGGGGGCAGCGGGGCCGGCTCCTCGGGCACGAGATCCACGACCAGGGGAACACTCTGTCCACCGGCACCGTTGGTCACGTGGAGCCAATAGACGGTCCGCCCCGACACCAGGTGGGTGATCTCGCCCTTGGCCGGCAGGATCAGCCCCAGGGGGTCCAGGCGCACCTGGTCCACCCCGGTGGCGGACCAGCGCAGGGTCACGGTGCCGCCCCTGCGCACGGCCCTGGCCGTGGCCTGGAAGGCGTCGATGTGGGCCGGCACGGTCTGGGCCGCGAGCAGGCAGGGCAGGAGCGAAAGGAGGATGCGTTTCATGGGGGGGTCCGCCGGAGACACCTCATTCTGGACGCGCGGCCCGGAAAAACCAATGCGTTTGAAGGGAGGCCCCCCAGGACTCGCTGGCCCGGTACACACCGTAGGTGATGGCGTACGCCGCGATGATATCGATGGAGTAGTGGAGGTGGGCCAGGAGCACCACCGCCAGGGTGAACAGGTTCAGGCCCAGGAAGACCCGGCTCGCCCGGCCGAACCGCCGGGAGAAGAGGTAGAGCAGGAAGGTCGTGGCGATGTGCCCGCTGAAGAACAGGTCCTTCGTCAGGTAGATCCCCGCGGAATTCCCCCCGATGGCGGTGAGGGGATTGAGGATGGCCAGCAGGGCGGGCTTGACCGCGAAGGGATGGAGGGCGTTGACGTCGGCCCCCATGACCGGGCCGATGCCCGTGAGGGGGATCATGAGGCCCCGCAGCAGGGAAAGCAGGCCGTCGGTAACCACCAGGCGCAGGAACAGCTTCCGGTCCCGGGCGCCGATCCACAGGGCCCCGGGAATGTAGCACAGGAGCCACAGGACGTAGTTCCACCGGGCCAGCCCCGCCACGTAGGGCACCTGGCGCAGGAGCAGATCGGGCAGCGGGGTCCCGGGCCGCATCTCGTTGGGCAGGATGAGCATCAGGGCGGCCGCATGGCACAGGTAGCGGAAGGCCAGCACGGCGCTGAGAATGAGCCAGAACGCCCGGGGCGTCTTTCCTGTTCGGTCCATGGTCGTTCCTGAAGTCCACCGCCCGGCGCGGGGGATCGCCGGGAGGGCGGGGTGGGGGCGGGCTCCCCGCGAAGGCGGGGCCGGTCCCCATGGTAACGGAAGGGAGCCGCGGCCCGCCGCCGGCAAATCCCGGGGGGGATCGGCCCTGGTAGGCTGGAGGTCATTCCCCTCCGATCCCATCAAGGAGATCCCGCCATGGGCTTCCTGTTCCGCCGCCCCGAAGGCCTGCTTCTGACGGGCTTCGCCCTGGGCGCCGCCCTGACCTACGCCGCCGCCCACCGCGGCGCCCGGAGCTTCCAGGCCGAGGCCGCGGCCCGGGCCCCGCGGGGCTGCCTCGTGGCCGGGTCCGGAAGGCCCGGGGAGGCCTCCGTCAGCCTCATCCTGGCGAAGAACTACGGGCGGAACCCCGGGGACCCGGTCCGCTACTACTCGGGCGGCGCGACCACCCCGGCCGGATCCGTGTCCTTCTCCTACCCGCCGTCGCCGGCCCCCGGCATGGGGGACGTCATCCTGGTCAAGTTCGTCGCCTGGGGCGAACCGGACCGGACCTTCGTGGTGCGCAACGGGGATTTCGGGACCCTGATCCAGGATCCCGGCAGAGTGCTGACCTATGCACCCTAGCGTAAACACCGTCTGAGGGCCTTAAGGTGCTCCCCGCTTTCATCCCCTGCATCCTGTGCATCCATTTCATCCCAGTTCCCGCAGGGCCAGCGATGAGGTGGGTCGGAGCGTATGTTACTCGACGTCCTTGACCCAAAGGTGGCGACAACTCCCTGCGAACTTCAAACGGGGATAAACAGGATCCAGGGGAAAGAGCAGGATAAAGAACCTCAGGTCCAAGCTGGAGCCGGATCACCGGGAACAACCCATCGATTCATGACCTGGGGTTTGCCGATATGCCTTAATCGGCCGCATGGAACACCAGCACCGCGTCCCGGTCCAGTTCCCAGGCGGCGTAGAGGGGGTCGTCGAAGGGGCAGACCAGGGCCAGGTGCTCCCCCTGGTCGGGACCCACGGGGTGGATGAGGTAGACGGACCGAGGGCCGAGCACGCACAGGTGGCCACTGGCCGGCAGCACCTGCAGGTCCGCGATGGGGCCCACGTTGGGCGAGAACAGGCCCACTTCGCCGGTGGCGGTGTCCAGCACGTAGACCCGGTCGTCCCGGCCGGCCAGATAGATGGAATAGCCCCGGCGGCCCGCGGCCACCTGCCGCACGCGGGTGCCGGGGACCTCCTTCCGCAGGGCCAGCCCGGCGTCCACCGCGGGACTGGGCGCCAGGGCCACCTGGACCAGGGCGCCGGAGGCGAGGGTCCCGTAGACCGTGGGGTGCTCGCCGTGGAAGGCCAGGCTCTCCACCGGGGCGCCGAAACGGCCCTCCTGGACCGCCAGCGGCTCCCCTTCGCCAAGAAGCCAGACCTTCAAACGACCGTGGCGGTTCCCCGCGGCGAAAAAGCGGCCGTCACCGCTGTAGGCGAGGGCCGTGACCTCCGGGAGGGCAAAGCCAGGGAGGGAGCGGCCGGCCTGGAGGTTGAAGCGGGCGATCGCGGGCGTGGGGGGCGCACCGGCGATGGCCAGTTCCGTGGAGGGGCCCTCCCGCCCGGGACGGAAGGCGATCATGCGCGCGGAAGCCAGGCCGCCCAGATCCAGGCTCCGCATGGTGAGGCGGTTGGACACGTCCAGCTCCCGGCCATCCCGGATCACGGCGAGGTGGATCCGCTCGGGGCAGAGATGGATGGCCGTGATCTCCCCGGCCCTGCCCTTCAGGAAGGGCACGCCGAAAAACCGCATCACCGGCTGGGAAGGTGCCAGGGGTCGCACCCCGGGCGCGGTCCGGGCGGCGGCCGGGGCCTCCAGGGGCTCCGGGAGGACGGGGAGGGTGGCCTGCTTCGGGGGGATGCGTGTGGGCTTGGTCATCGACCGTTCCTCACCCTGCAAAGATAGGCGGCGATTTCGGAAAAACCGGTCCTGAATATAAATTTTTAATACTTCTGCGAAAAACCTCGCCCCCACGGACCGGACCGCCGGGGTAAGATCCAGCATGGTCCCCGTGCTGATGCTCTTTCTTCTTCCGGTCGGCGGCGGGATTCCCGCCGGGGTGCTGCTGGCCCGGTCCCAGGGGATGGCCTGGCCGCTGACGGCGGGGATCTACTTCGTTTCGGACGTCATCCTGGCCCTGGCCTTCGAACCGGTCCTGCGGCTGCTGGTGGAGCTGGGGGCGCGGGTCCCCTTCCTGTTCCGGCTGGGCCTGGCCATGAAGCTGGCCATGGCCCGGGGGGCGCGCACCTTCGCGGGCACCGGGGCCGGGCCCTTCGGCCTCCTCATGATCGCCTTCGGCGTGGACCCCATGACGGGGCGCGCCGCGGCCCTGGCGGCGGGCCACGGGTTCCTGGCGGGCTGGGGCTTCGCCATCGCCGGGGACATGCTCTACTACGCGGTCATCGCGGTGACCACCCTGCGGCTGAACGCGTACTTCCGGAACCCCACCCTGACCATGGGGGTGGTCCTGGGCCTGATGGTCCTGGCGCCGGTCCTGGTGCGCCGGGGGCGCGCGGTCCTGGGGGGGGCGCGATGAGCGGCGCCTTCGATCTGGCGGCGTACCGGGAGCGCATCGGCCTGGGGGATCCGCACCCCTCCCTGGGGGCCCTTCACCTGGCCCACACCTGGGCCATCCCCTTCGAGAACCTCGATATCCACCTGGGACGCCCCATCCTCCTGGACCTGGAGGCCCTGCAGGCCAAGCTCGTGGCCGGGCGGAGGGGGGGCTACTGCTTCGAACAGAATTCCCTCTTCGGGGCCGCGCTGGGGGCCCTGGGTTTCACCTGCAGGCTCCGGGAGGCCCGGGTGCGCCGGGGCGCCACCGGAGCCATGGCCCGCTCCCACCTGGCGCTGGAGGTGGCCCTGGAGGACGGGCCGTGGCTGGCGGACGTGGGGTTCGGGGCGGACGGGATCCTGGGCCCGGTGCCCCTGGACGGCCGGGAGGTGGAGCACCACGGGGACCGGAACCGCATCCTCGCCGAAGGCCCCCGGCAGGTGCTCCAGGCCTGGCGGGAGGGGGCCTGGATGGACCTCTACGCCCTGGAGCCCAGCGAGGTGTTCCCGGTGGACCTGAAGGTGGCCAACCACTACACCAGCACCCACCCGGATTCCAAGTTCACCCAGGTGCTCACGGCCCAGCGCTGCGCCCCCGGGGACCGCGCCACGCTGCGCAACCTGTCCCTCACCCGGGGCGGCGTCACCCGGGACCTGGACCCGGCCGAACTCCTGGACGTCCTGGAAGGGGTCTTCGGCCTGGCCTTCCCGCCCGGAACCCGCTTCTCACCCCCCCAGGAGCCTCCCAGGCAGTAGGAACACACCCCGTACCAGGGAGAGCGCCCCCTCCACGGCGAAGCCCAGGATCCGCAGGGGCAGGAGCACCAGCCAAACAAGCGGAAAGAGCACGAGCAGCAGCAGCGCCAGGGGCCAGCAGATGACCAGCAGGATGAACCACAGCAGGACCTTGACCATGGAATCGCCTCCGGGACGAGGATAGATCCGTCCAGGAGCCCTTCCAGGGGTTGATCGGCCAGCGCCGTCCTGGGATCGGCGAACGCACGCTGCGCTTCAACGGCGACCACCGCCCCTGAGCCGGAATCAAGGGCCAGCCCCTTCTTTCATCCCCTTCATCCTGTTCATCTTTTTCATCCCCGTTCCCGCAGGGCCAGAGCAGGGATGGGTCGGCGCATGCAGATCGATGACGCGCCGGCCCACCCATCGCTGGCCCTGCGGGAACAGGGATGGATCGGATGAACAGGATGAAGGGGATGAAAGAAGGGGCTGGCTTCGGCAGGGATGATCGGGGTGGGTCGGAGACCTGGCTAAACGTTGGCCAGGGCCTGGTCCAGATCGGCGATGAGGTCCTCCACGTCCTCGATGCCCACGGCGTAGCGCACGAGGCCGTCGGTGACGCCGCCTTCCAGGCGGGCTTCGCGGCCCATGCTGGCGTGGGTCATGGAGGCGGGGTGGCAGATGAGGGTCTCGACGCCGCCCAGGGACACGGCCAGCGCGGCCAGCTTGACGCTGTCCATGAGGCGGGCGCCGGCTTCCACGCCACCCTTGACCTCGAAGGAGATCATGGCGCCGGGACCGGCCATCTGGCGCTTGGCCAGGTCGTGCTGGGGGTGGCTGGGCAGGCCCAGGAAGCTGACCCATTCCACCTTGGGGTGCTTCTCCAGCCACAGGGCGATCTGCATGGCGTTGGCCTGGGCCCGCTCCATGCGGATGGAGAGGGTCTTGAGGCCGCGGCTCACCAGGGAGGCCTGGTGGGGATCCATGCAGGGGCCCATGATCACCACCATGGCCCGCAGCTTCTTGTGGAGCTCCTCCGTCTTGGCGACGATGACGCCGCCCACCACGTCGGCGTGGCCGTTGATGAACTTGGTGATGGAGTGGAGCACCACGTCGGCGCCCAGGTCCAGGGGCTTCTGGAGGCAGGGGCTGGCGAAGGTGTTGTCCACCACCAGCAGGGCGCCGGCCTCGTGGGCGATGGCGGCCGCGGCGGCGATGTCCGTGACGATCATGGAGGGATTGGAGGGGGATTCGACGTAGACGACCTTGGTGTTGGGCCGGATGGCGGCCTTGAGGGCGGCCAGGTCGTTGGTGTCCAGGTAGGTGGATTCCACCCCGAAGCGGCTCATGTGCTTGTCCATGAGCACCCGGGAGGGGCCGTACACGCCCGCCGTGGACACCATGTGGTCCCCCTGGTTCAGGAGGGCCATGTACACGGTGGAGACCGCGCCCATGCCCGAGGACGTGGCGGTGCAGCCGAAGCCGTTCTCCAGCTCGGCCACGTTCTCCTCCAGGGCGCAGACCGTGGGGTTGCCGATGCGGCTGTAGATGAAGCCCGGGGCCTTGCCCGCGAACCGGTCGGCGCCCTGCTGCGCGTTGCGGAAGGCGAAGGTGGAGGTCTGGTAGACCGGAGTGGTCACGCTTCCGGTGGCGTCCTCCGGAATGCCGGCATGGACCAGTTTCGTATTGAACCCCATTTTTCTCGTATCCAAGGCAAGGCTCCTTTGCCTTGATTTTGACCCACCCGGACCCGAAGGTCCAATTTCCGGCCATCGGGGTTGACCCGCCCTCCGGGGGGGGGCATGCTGCCTAATGAGGATTTGCCCGGAAAGGAGGTATCGATGCTGAACATGAACCCCGTCGAAGAACCTCCTTTGTGCCGCCCCTGACGCGCCGGGCGTAACACGCCGGTGACACACGTATGCAAGGATGCGGGAGCGGCGGGAGCCGCCCTGCGCCATTCCGTTCCGGATCCTCCATGCTCAATCGCATCATCGACACTGTCTGGGGCCAGGCCAATGCCCTCTTCTATCCGTTCCGGCGCCGCCGCTGGGTGGACCTGGTCGTCATCCTCATGGGGTGCGCGCTGCTGTTCGGGCTGGTGCAGCTCGGCCAGCAGTGGACCGGGGCCAAGCGCCCGGTGGTGGACATCGACCTCTCGCCCCGGTCCCTGCCCCTCTACACCTTCTTCTCCATGATGCGGGGCCTGGTGGCCTACGTCATCTCCCTGGGCTTCACCCTGGTGTACGCCTACTGGGCGGCCAAGGACAGCCGCGCCGAAAAGCTCCTGGTGCCCCTCCTGGACATCCTGCAGAGCATCCCGGTGCTGGGCTTCATGCCGGGCCTGGTGCTGGCCCTGGTGGCCGTCTTCCCCCACAGCAACCTGGGCCTGGAGCTCGCGGCGATCCTCATGATCTTCACGGGCCAGGCCTGGAACATGACGTTCAGCCTCTACCATTCCCTTAAATCCGTGCCCCAGGACCTCCAGGAGGCCGCCACGGTCTACGGGTTCACCTGGTGGGAGCGCCTGAAGTGGGTGGAGCTGCCCTACGGCACCTCGGGCCTCGTCTGGAACAGCATGATGAGCATGGCGGGGGGCTGGTTCTTCCTGATGATCACCGAGGCCTTCAAGCTGGGGGACCAGGACTTCCGGCTGCCCGGCCTGGGCTCCTACATGAGCGTGGCCGTGGAGAAGGGCAACGGCCCGGCCATGCTCAGCGCCATCGTGGCCATGGTGTGCATGATCGTGTTCCTGGACCAGGTGCTCTGGCGCCCGGTGGTGGTGTGGGCCCAGCGGTTCCGGGTGGAGGAGACCGCCCAGGGCGAGCAGCCCCGCAGCTGGCTCCTGAGGCTCCTGCGCCGCTCGCGCCTGGTGCGGTGGCTGGAGGCGCGCCGCGCCCACCGGCGCCACCTGGGCCTCGGCCGGACGCGCCCCGCCCCCCAGCCCCGCCGGGCGAAACGGGCCGGCTCCATCCAGCGGGCCGTGGCCAACACGGCGCTCCTGGCCCTGCTGGCCGTGGTGGTGTGGGCCGCCGTCAGCCTCGTGCACTACCTCTCGGCCATCCCGGGACGCCAGTGGTCCTTCCTGGCCAAGGCCGGAGGCCTCACCCTGGTCCGGGTGCTGGTGTCCACCGCCCTGGGCACCCTCTGGGCCGTTCCCGCGGGCCTGGCCATCGGGCTCTCCCCGCGCCTGAGCCGGATCCTGCAGCCCGTGGTCCAGGTGGCGGCGAGCTTCCCGGCCCCCATGCTCTTCCCGGTGGTCATCGCCACCCTGGCGCGCTTCCACGTGGGCCTCGACTACGGCTGCGTCCTGCTGATGCTCCTGGGCACCCAGTGGTACATCCTGTTCAACGTCATCGCCGGCGCCATGGCCATCCCCGGGGATCTCAAGGAGGCCGCCACCAGCTTCCAGCTCTCCTGGTGGCAGCGCTTCAAGGCCCTGTACCTGCCGGCCACCTTCCCGTACCTGGTGACGGGCTGGGTCACGGCCGCGGGCGGCGCCTGGAACGCCAGCATCGTGGCCGAGTACTACGACTTCCACGGCGAGACCCTCAAGACCTTCGGCCTGGGGGCCACGGTGAGCCAGGCCGCCTACGAGCGCAACCTCACCCTCCTGGCCGCGGGCGTCCTGCTCATGTCGGCCATCGTGGTGATCTTCAACCGTCTGGTGTGGAAGCCCACCTACCAGCTGGCCCACACCCGCTACTCCCTTACGAAGTGAGGACGACCATGGCCCTCGACCACAACGCCCAGCCCATCCTCGAACTCCGCGGCATCCAGAAGTCCTTCGACCGCGGCACCGGCGTGCCCCTGCGCGTGCTGGAGGACATCAACCTGGACATCCGCCCCAACGAGGTCATCTGCCTCATCGGGCCCTCGGGCTGCGGGAAGTCCACCATCATGCGGATCTTCGCGGGGCTCATCGAGCCCACCCAGGGCCAGGTGCGCTACCGCGGCCAGAAGCAGGCCGGGCTGAACTCCAACGTGGCCATCGTTTTCCAGGGCTTCGCGCTCTACCCCTGGATGACGGTGGAGGCCAACGTGGAGAACGTCCTCGTCGCCAAGGGCCTGGACCCTGCCGAGATCCGCGAGCGCACCAACCGGGCCATCCGCATGGTGGGCCTGGAGGGCTTCGAGGAGGCCTACCCCCGGGAGCTCTCCGGCGGCATGAAGCAGCGCGTGGGCATGGCCCGGGCCCTGTCGGTGAACCCCGAGATCCTCTTCATGGACGAGCCCTTCAGCCAGGTGGACGCCCTCACCGCGGAGGGCCTGCGGGCCGAGATCCTGGACATCTGGGACGACGTGGAGCGCAACCCCTCCTCGATCCTCATGGTGAGCCACGACATCAAGGAAGTGGCCTACATGGCCGACCGCATCGTGGTGCTCTCCGCCAATCCCGGGCGCATCCGCACCATCGTGGAGAACACCCTGCCCCGGCCCCGGGACACCCGCAGCCCCGACTTCACGCGCCTGGTGGACCAGCTCCACGACATCATCACCAGCGCCGAGCTCCCCGATATCCAGGTGAGCACCGTCGAACCCAGCGTGGAGGCCGATATCGTCGAGCCCCTGCCGGGGGCGCAGAACGCCGACATGCTGGGCCTCCTGGAGCTGCTTGACACCCTGGGCGGCACCTGCGACCTGTTCCAGGTGGTCGCCCACACCCACGTGGCCTTCGGCGAGGTGCTCACCACCGTCAAGGGGCTCGAGATGCTCGAGCTGGTGGACACGCCCAAGCGCCAGGTGCAGCTGACCCCCCTGGGCCGGCGCTTCGTGCGGGGCGGCATGGACGAGCGCAAGCTCATCTGGCGCGACCAGCTCATGGAGCTCAAGCTCTTCCGCGTGGTGCAGGAGATGCTGGAGCTGCGGGAGGGCTCCCTGGCCCGGGAGGAGCTGATCCAGGAGATCGCCAGCCGCCTGCCCATGGAGGATCCCGAGCTCACCTTCGAGACCATCGTGGCCTGGGGCCGCTTCGGGGAGCTCTTCGCCTACCGCAAGGAGCGGGGCGTCCTCACGTTCGAGTAGCCAGCGCCTCGGCGACGGCCAGGATCAGGACCTCGGGCTCGGTGGGCTTGAAGAGCACCTCCGCCACCCCCAGTTCCTTCAGCCGGGTCACCACGTCCTCGTCGTGGTGGGCGGTGAGGACGATGGTGCGCATGTCCTTGAGGTCGCCATCGTCGCACACCACCTTGGCCAGGCTCGTGCCCGGGCAGTTGGGCATGAGGAAGTCCATGATCAGGAGATCGGGCCTCTGCTCCTTGAGCACCTTGACCACGTCGAAGATGCCCGTGGGCTCCGCCAGTTCCACCTCGTGGCCCATGTTGCCGAGGCACCTGGCCGTGAACGTCCGCGCAAGGCGGCTGTCATCCACGATCACGATCTTGGCCATGGTGAACCTCTCATTTCATCCACCAATGTAGCGCAGTTCCTATAATCGGATCCAAAGGTGGCCCCCATGAGCCGGTTGTTCACACCCTTCCCCCTGCGCGGCGTCACGCTCCCCAACCGCATCGCCGTTTCGCCCATGTGCCAGTACAGCGCCGCCGAGGGCCTCGCCAACGACTGGCACCTGGTGCACCTGGGTGGCCTGGCCCAGGGCGGGGCCGGCCTGGTGCTCACCGAGGCCGCCGCCGTGGCCGCGGAAGGGCGGATCAGCGCCGAGGACCTGGGCCTCTGGGAGG is a genomic window containing:
- a CDS encoding VOC family protein; translated protein: MGRVTGIGGIFFKAKDPAALCAWYRKHLGIDVQAWGGAAFRWADAEGKPTGGTTAWSISGEGSDAFAPSRAPFMINYRVEGLQGLLAALRAEGCEVLEKVEASEYGTFGWVLDPEGNKVELWEPPAGQ
- a CDS encoding WD40 repeat domain-containing protein, which translates into the protein MTKPTRIPPKQATLPVLPEPLEAPAAARTAPGVRPLAPSQPVMRFFGVPFLKGRAGEITAIHLCPERIHLAVIRDGRELDVSNRLTMRSLDLGGLASARMIAFRPGREGPSTELAIAGAPPTPAIARFNLQAGRSLPGFALPEVTALAYSGDGRFFAAGNRHGRLKVWLLGEGEPLAVQEGRFGAPVESLAFHGEHPTVYGTLASGALVQVALAPSPAVDAGLALRKEVPGTRVRQVAAGRRGYSIYLAGRDDRVYVLDTATGEVGLFSPNVGPIADLQVLPASGHLCVLGPRSVYLIHPVGPDQGEHLALVCPFDDPLYAAWELDRDAVLVFHAAD
- a CDS encoding arylamine N-acetyltransferase family protein, producing the protein MSGAFDLAAYRERIGLGDPHPSLGALHLAHTWAIPFENLDIHLGRPILLDLEALQAKLVAGRRGGYCFEQNSLFGAALGALGFTCRLREARVRRGATGAMARSHLALEVALEDGPWLADVGFGADGILGPVPLDGREVEHHGDRNRILAEGPRQVLQAWREGAWMDLYALEPSEVFPVDLKVANHYTSTHPDSKFTQVLTAQRCAPGDRATLRNLSLTRGGVTRDLDPAELLDVLEGVFGLAFPPGTRFSPPQEPPRQ
- a CDS encoding ABC transporter permease, with amino-acid sequence MLNRIIDTVWGQANALFYPFRRRRWVDLVVILMGCALLFGLVQLGQQWTGAKRPVVDIDLSPRSLPLYTFFSMMRGLVAYVISLGFTLVYAYWAAKDSRAEKLLVPLLDILQSIPVLGFMPGLVLALVAVFPHSNLGLELAAILMIFTGQAWNMTFSLYHSLKSVPQDLQEAATVYGFTWWERLKWVELPYGTSGLVWNSMMSMAGGWFFLMITEAFKLGDQDFRLPGLGSYMSVAVEKGNGPAMLSAIVAMVCMIVFLDQVLWRPVVVWAQRFRVEETAQGEQPRSWLLRLLRRSRLVRWLEARRAHRRHLGLGRTRPAPQPRRAKRAGSIQRAVANTALLALLAVVVWAAVSLVHYLSAIPGRQWSFLAKAGGLTLVRVLVSTALGTLWAVPAGLAIGLSPRLSRILQPVVQVAASFPAPMLFPVVIATLARFHVGLDYGCVLLMLLGTQWYILFNVIAGAMAIPGDLKEAATSFQLSWWQRFKALYLPATFPYLVTGWVTAAGGAWNASIVAEYYDFHGETLKTFGLGATVSQAAYERNLTLLAAGVLLMSAIVVIFNRLVWKPTYQLAHTRYSLTK
- a CDS encoding response regulator yields the protein MAKIVIVDDSRLARTFTARCLGNMGHEVELAEPTGIFDVVKVLKEQRPDLLIMDFLMPNCPGTSLAKVVCDDGDLKDMRTIVLTAHHDEDVVTRLKELGVAEVLFKPTEPEVLILAVAEALATRT
- a CDS encoding SPOR domain-containing protein — protein: MKRILLSLLPCLLAAQTVPAHIDAFQATARAVRRGGTVTLRWSATGVDQVRLDPLGLILPAKGEITHLVSGRTVYWLHVTNGAGGQSVPLVVDLVPEEPAPLPPVPSILSPLMPPERPRMAALPDVPAPAPGVALPPPDRAAHPQGARTVWIQFAATVSSRGASRLQRTLLRTAATESTLQVRHRRSGRPFQLVRSGPFPSVQAARQHLLGLSRAMKALGIRPMVILGPAQPLSPVPIYVADSHQP
- a CDS encoding phosphatase PAP2-related protein: MDRTGKTPRAFWLILSAVLAFRYLCHAAALMLILPNEMRPGTPLPDLLLRQVPYVAGLARWNYVLWLLCYIPGALWIGARDRKLFLRLVVTDGLLSLLRGLMIPLTGIGPVMGADVNALHPFAVKPALLAILNPLTAIGGNSAGIYLTKDLFFSGHIATTFLLYLFSRRFGRASRVFLGLNLFTLAVVLLAHLHYSIDIIAAYAITYGVYRASESWGASLQTHWFFRAARPE
- a CDS encoding trans-sulfuration enzyme family protein, coding for MGFNTKLVHAGIPEDATGSVTTPVYQTSTFAFRNAQQGADRFAGKAPGFIYSRIGNPTVCALEENVAELENGFGCTATSSGMGAVSTVYMALLNQGDHMVSTAGVYGPSRVLMDKHMSRFGVESTYLDTNDLAALKAAIRPNTKVVYVESPSNPSMIVTDIAAAAAIAHEAGALLVVDNTFASPCLQKPLDLGADVVLHSITKFINGHADVVGGVIVAKTEELHKKLRAMVVIMGPCMDPHQASLVSRGLKTLSIRMERAQANAMQIALWLEKHPKVEWVSFLGLPSHPQHDLAKRQMAGPGAMISFEVKGGVEAGARLMDSVKLAALAVSLGGVETLICHPASMTHASMGREARLEGGVTDGLVRYAVGIEDVEDLIADLDQALANV
- a CDS encoding S-methyl-5'-thioadenosine phosphorylase — translated: MSEKGTVIGFIGGSGIYDLDGLSHQRWEKVASPFGEPSDELLFGELDGQPLVFLPRHGRGHRISPSEINYRANIDALKRAGVTDLVSMSAVGSLREDLRPGTFVIADQFIDRTFARQKSFFGQGLVAHISMAHPVCGRLGDHLQAAAAEAGIEAVRGGTYLVMEGPQFSTLAESRLYRSWGCDVIGMTNMPEAKLAREAEICYATVAMVTDYDCWHPDHDHVTVDAIVKVLVANADRARGLAGHVVPQLRADAQAPACSCRRALEHALITAPAHRDPEVLGYLDAVAGRVLGAR
- a CDS encoding ABC transporter ATP-binding protein, yielding MALDHNAQPILELRGIQKSFDRGTGVPLRVLEDINLDIRPNEVICLIGPSGCGKSTIMRIFAGLIEPTQGQVRYRGQKQAGLNSNVAIVFQGFALYPWMTVEANVENVLVAKGLDPAEIRERTNRAIRMVGLEGFEEAYPRELSGGMKQRVGMARALSVNPEILFMDEPFSQVDALTAEGLRAEILDIWDDVERNPSSILMVSHDIKEVAYMADRIVVLSANPGRIRTIVENTLPRPRDTRSPDFTRLVDQLHDIITSAELPDIQVSTVEPSVEADIVEPLPGAQNADMLGLLELLDTLGGTCDLFQVVAHTHVAFGEVLTTVKGLEMLELVDTPKRQVQLTPLGRRFVRGGMDERKLIWRDQLMELKLFRVVQEMLELREGSLAREELIQEIASRLPMEDPELTFETIVAWGRFGELFAYRKERGVLTFE